A region from the Onychostoma macrolepis isolate SWU-2019 chromosome 18, ASM1243209v1, whole genome shotgun sequence genome encodes:
- the prrt4a gene encoding proline-rich transmembrane protein 4 isoform X1 produces MTPHSEALLLVFSFSLCGSLCAVSLNRNEKAHFWASTDPEPATSSSWMSQSTEMDMTSPTDVLYSEVTSRDLKAGSSVDQNPYVTMEDHGLSRLPASRTPWIKTLISTKIEPPSDIQNDEEGPQTEASDRPNFSKQGNMEQSFKSFSLATLQPFPSQAWSTKSKKPIAWNTETYTPQTPAETRFSTYQTLWKSSGATQTPYARGTLDGTTLPRGLTDNLQPSEKTKDLTDAPTDSLTEPTLNKTNLDPERKGVDQVKKEQNGQSTTTVIKITETYPEAGENGRKSSTRPDCSLVGTGICQSADSSRNHASTNNTRSTPPPVYETTPPGVITPPLEALTPPLLVPLLTDWNAAMATWGLAWELQVYGLGCVFSLVAVLSVLSLMCLPLRWPSGCAHFSLLHLLQLLTGSSRALWLLYDPYGQKERLPIAWARLLHEAAYPCITASFGLLLLLLTARSCTQLLSQNTLQRSTCLLAALVLLHIAIVMASMAILQLFPTLQVVPLLPPAAFVLMSSLLSFTYLLLYCCARADVKHIYRLSESSPERPSCHASRCPFTEARMWERAARTGVFSALFLLACGGLRLYAMLNAGGLTGGVIVGLMPWPWWGFQLSCRVCETGVCLTLALVITHPLLCCGVPFSKPGGCSWLFKKPPTEDTTLTKPTILSSRCGWSLRPAEKLGLCEGIARRESESVPLYTLVELPHSESDGLDLHYPSSPQHESCTQLTQTIKKSKVSHASSFASFDADSTADLRPPSPIDLRRSIDEALNSEALFQHSLFGSSRLSLSTRGPPDGQPCRGNSTEPSLYRTASCGDVDPATVPSRPRQWSTISGRPAHVSVHCSGLNSTQQSQSSLHRGAQSGQQLHRRYTTLGSTSSRGSVDVETTSHVDELAVQAEFINVCRQIDALSISSDTIDL; encoded by the exons ATGACCCCTCACAGTGAAGCTCTACTGCTGGTCTTCAGTTTCTCACTGTGTGGTAGTCTGTGTGCTGTATCTTTAAATAGAAATGAAAAAGCCCACTTTTGGGCCAGCACGGACCCAGAGCCAGCTACCAGCTCATCATGGATGTCTCAGTCAACAGAAATGGACATGACAAGTCCAACCGATGTATTATATTCAGAGGTGACTAGCAGAGACCTTAAGGCGGGCTCTTCTGTTGATCAAAACCCCTATGTCACAATGGAGGACCATGGTTTGTCAAGACTTCCAGCCTCAAGAACACCTTGGATCAAAACTTTGATTTCCACTAAGATTGAACCACCTTCAGATATCCAGAACGATGAAGAGGGACCTCAAACAGAGGCATCTGATAGGCCAAATTTTAGTAAGCAAGGCAATATGGAACaatcttttaaatcattttcactGGCAACACTACAGCCTTTTCCTTCTCAGGCCTGGAGTACCAAATCCAAGAAACCTATTGCTTGGAATACAGAGACATATACACCTCAGACTCCTGCTGAAACTAGATTTAGCACCTACCAGACACTGTGGAAGTCCTCTGGTGCTACTCAGACACCATATGCCAGAGGAACCTTAGATGGTACCACTTTGCCAAGAGGGCTGACAGACAATCTGCAGCCATCTGAGAAAACAAAGGATTTGACAGATGCTCCTACAg ataGTCTGACAGAGCCGACTCTCAATAAGACAAATCTTGACCCTGAGCGCAAGGGTGTTGACCAAGTGAAAAAGGAACAAAATGGCCAATCGACCACCACTGTGATCAAGATCACTGAAACCTATCCTGAAGCAG GTGAAAACGGACGCAAATCCTCCACACGTCCAGATTGCAGCCTGGTTGGCACTGGGATCTGTCAGTCGGCTGACTCCTCAAGGAATCATGCTTCAACTAACAACACTCGGTCCACTCCACCTCCTGTGTATGAAACCACACCCCCTGGTGTAATAACCCCACCCCTTGAAGCCCTCACCCCACCTCTATTGGTCCCTCTACTGACTGATTGGAATGCTGCAATGGCGACATGGGGCCTGGCATGGGAGTTGCAGGTATACGGGCTCGGCTGTGTGTTCTCGCTCGTTGCTGTGCTATCTGTGCTCAGCCTGATGTGTTTGCCGTTGCGCTGGCCCTCTGGCTGTGCCCACTTCAGCCTCCTCCACCTTCTCCAACTACTTACAGGTTCCAGCAGAGCTCTGTGGCTCCTCTACGATCCATACGGCCAAAAAGAGCGCCTACCCATAGCTTGGGCACGACTGCTGCATGAAGCTGCCTATCCCTGTATTACGGCGTCATTTGGTctgctgctactactactaactGCTCGCTCTTGTACCCAGCTACTTTCCCAGAACACCCTGCAGCGCAGCACCTGCTTGTTGGCCGCCCTAGTGCTGCTGCACATAGCTATAGTAATGGCATCCATGGCAATACTGCAACTCTTTCCCACCCTGCAAGTTGTGCCTCTATTACCGCCTGCAGCATTCGTGTTGATGTCCTCTCTCTTGTCATTCACATACCTGCTTCTTTACTGCTGTGCTCGCGCCGATGTCAAGCACATTTACCGACTAAGCGAGAGCTCTCCCGAGCGGCCATCGTGCCATGCTAGTAGGTGTCCATTCACAGAAGCACGGATGTGGGAAAGGGCTGCCAGGACAGGGGTGTTCTCTGCACTGTTTCTGCTAGCATGTGGCGGTCTACGACTTTATGCTATGCTCAATGCAGGAGGGCTGACCGGTGGAGTCATAGTTGGCCTGATGCCCTGGCCCTGGTGGGGCTTCCAGCTCAGCTGCCGAGTCTGCGAAACAGGAGTATGTCTCACCCTTGCTCTTGTAATCACTCACCCCCTTCTCTGTTGCGGAGTGCCCTTTTCCAAACCAGGAGGCTGCAGCTGGCTCTTCAAAAAGCCACCTACAGAAGACACAACACTGACCAAACCCACCATCCTCTCGAGTCGGTGTGGCTGGTCACTCCGGCCTGCCGAGAAGCTGGGATTGTGTGAGGGAATAGCACGGCGGGAAAGTGAAAGTGTGCCGCTCTACACCTTGGTGGAACTTCCGCACAGCGAATCTGATGGCTTGGACCTCCACTATCCCAGCAGCCCTCAGCACGAGTCTTGCACACAGCTCACCCAAACCATAAAGAAGAGCAAAGTATCCCATGCATCCTCCTTTGCAAGCTTTGACGCCGATTCCACAGCAGATCTGCGGCCCCCTTCGCCAATCGACCTGCGACGAAGCATCGACGAGGCCTTGAACAGTGAGGCTCTGTTCCAGCATAGCCTGTTTGGCTCCTCCAGGCTCTCTCTCAGCACACGTGGACCCCCAGACGGACAACCCTGTCGGGGAAACTCCACCGAACCCAGCCTATACCGCACTGCCTCCTGTGGGGATGTGGACCCCGCTACAGTCCCCAGCCGACCCAGGCAATGGAGCACTATATCTGGGAGACCAGCTCACGTCTCGGTCCATTGCAGTGGGTTAAACTCAACACAACAGTCCCAGAGCAGCCTACATAGGGGCGCTCAGTCAGGGCAGCAGCTCCACAGACGCTACACAACCTTGGGCTCTACGTCCTCCAGAGGGAGCGTGGATGTGGAGACAACTTCTCATGTTGATGAGCTTGCTGTTCAGGCTGAATTCATCAACGTCTGCAGGCAGATAGATGCACTTAGTATCAGTAGTGATACAATTGACCTATAG
- the prrt4a gene encoding proline-rich transmembrane protein 4 isoform X2, with protein sequence MTPHSEALLLVFSFSLCGSLCAVSLNRNEKAHFWASTDPEPATSSSWMSQSTEMDMTSPTDVLYSEVTSRDLKAGSSVDQNPYVTMEDHGLSRLPASRTPWIKTLISTKIEPPSDIQNDEEGPQTEASDRPNFSKQGNMEQSFKSFSLATLQPFPSQAWSTKSKKPIAWNTETYTPQTPAETRFSTYQTLWKSSGATQTPYARGTLDGTTLPRGLTDNLQPSEKTKDLTDAPTGENGRKSSTRPDCSLVGTGICQSADSSRNHASTNNTRSTPPPVYETTPPGVITPPLEALTPPLLVPLLTDWNAAMATWGLAWELQVYGLGCVFSLVAVLSVLSLMCLPLRWPSGCAHFSLLHLLQLLTGSSRALWLLYDPYGQKERLPIAWARLLHEAAYPCITASFGLLLLLLTARSCTQLLSQNTLQRSTCLLAALVLLHIAIVMASMAILQLFPTLQVVPLLPPAAFVLMSSLLSFTYLLLYCCARADVKHIYRLSESSPERPSCHASRCPFTEARMWERAARTGVFSALFLLACGGLRLYAMLNAGGLTGGVIVGLMPWPWWGFQLSCRVCETGVCLTLALVITHPLLCCGVPFSKPGGCSWLFKKPPTEDTTLTKPTILSSRCGWSLRPAEKLGLCEGIARRESESVPLYTLVELPHSESDGLDLHYPSSPQHESCTQLTQTIKKSKVSHASSFASFDADSTADLRPPSPIDLRRSIDEALNSEALFQHSLFGSSRLSLSTRGPPDGQPCRGNSTEPSLYRTASCGDVDPATVPSRPRQWSTISGRPAHVSVHCSGLNSTQQSQSSLHRGAQSGQQLHRRYTTLGSTSSRGSVDVETTSHVDELAVQAEFINVCRQIDALSISSDTIDL encoded by the exons ATGACCCCTCACAGTGAAGCTCTACTGCTGGTCTTCAGTTTCTCACTGTGTGGTAGTCTGTGTGCTGTATCTTTAAATAGAAATGAAAAAGCCCACTTTTGGGCCAGCACGGACCCAGAGCCAGCTACCAGCTCATCATGGATGTCTCAGTCAACAGAAATGGACATGACAAGTCCAACCGATGTATTATATTCAGAGGTGACTAGCAGAGACCTTAAGGCGGGCTCTTCTGTTGATCAAAACCCCTATGTCACAATGGAGGACCATGGTTTGTCAAGACTTCCAGCCTCAAGAACACCTTGGATCAAAACTTTGATTTCCACTAAGATTGAACCACCTTCAGATATCCAGAACGATGAAGAGGGACCTCAAACAGAGGCATCTGATAGGCCAAATTTTAGTAAGCAAGGCAATATGGAACaatcttttaaatcattttcactGGCAACACTACAGCCTTTTCCTTCTCAGGCCTGGAGTACCAAATCCAAGAAACCTATTGCTTGGAATACAGAGACATATACACCTCAGACTCCTGCTGAAACTAGATTTAGCACCTACCAGACACTGTGGAAGTCCTCTGGTGCTACTCAGACACCATATGCCAGAGGAACCTTAGATGGTACCACTTTGCCAAGAGGGCTGACAGACAATCTGCAGCCATCTGAGAAAACAAAGGATTTGACAGATGCTCCTACAg GTGAAAACGGACGCAAATCCTCCACACGTCCAGATTGCAGCCTGGTTGGCACTGGGATCTGTCAGTCGGCTGACTCCTCAAGGAATCATGCTTCAACTAACAACACTCGGTCCACTCCACCTCCTGTGTATGAAACCACACCCCCTGGTGTAATAACCCCACCCCTTGAAGCCCTCACCCCACCTCTATTGGTCCCTCTACTGACTGATTGGAATGCTGCAATGGCGACATGGGGCCTGGCATGGGAGTTGCAGGTATACGGGCTCGGCTGTGTGTTCTCGCTCGTTGCTGTGCTATCTGTGCTCAGCCTGATGTGTTTGCCGTTGCGCTGGCCCTCTGGCTGTGCCCACTTCAGCCTCCTCCACCTTCTCCAACTACTTACAGGTTCCAGCAGAGCTCTGTGGCTCCTCTACGATCCATACGGCCAAAAAGAGCGCCTACCCATAGCTTGGGCACGACTGCTGCATGAAGCTGCCTATCCCTGTATTACGGCGTCATTTGGTctgctgctactactactaactGCTCGCTCTTGTACCCAGCTACTTTCCCAGAACACCCTGCAGCGCAGCACCTGCTTGTTGGCCGCCCTAGTGCTGCTGCACATAGCTATAGTAATGGCATCCATGGCAATACTGCAACTCTTTCCCACCCTGCAAGTTGTGCCTCTATTACCGCCTGCAGCATTCGTGTTGATGTCCTCTCTCTTGTCATTCACATACCTGCTTCTTTACTGCTGTGCTCGCGCCGATGTCAAGCACATTTACCGACTAAGCGAGAGCTCTCCCGAGCGGCCATCGTGCCATGCTAGTAGGTGTCCATTCACAGAAGCACGGATGTGGGAAAGGGCTGCCAGGACAGGGGTGTTCTCTGCACTGTTTCTGCTAGCATGTGGCGGTCTACGACTTTATGCTATGCTCAATGCAGGAGGGCTGACCGGTGGAGTCATAGTTGGCCTGATGCCCTGGCCCTGGTGGGGCTTCCAGCTCAGCTGCCGAGTCTGCGAAACAGGAGTATGTCTCACCCTTGCTCTTGTAATCACTCACCCCCTTCTCTGTTGCGGAGTGCCCTTTTCCAAACCAGGAGGCTGCAGCTGGCTCTTCAAAAAGCCACCTACAGAAGACACAACACTGACCAAACCCACCATCCTCTCGAGTCGGTGTGGCTGGTCACTCCGGCCTGCCGAGAAGCTGGGATTGTGTGAGGGAATAGCACGGCGGGAAAGTGAAAGTGTGCCGCTCTACACCTTGGTGGAACTTCCGCACAGCGAATCTGATGGCTTGGACCTCCACTATCCCAGCAGCCCTCAGCACGAGTCTTGCACACAGCTCACCCAAACCATAAAGAAGAGCAAAGTATCCCATGCATCCTCCTTTGCAAGCTTTGACGCCGATTCCACAGCAGATCTGCGGCCCCCTTCGCCAATCGACCTGCGACGAAGCATCGACGAGGCCTTGAACAGTGAGGCTCTGTTCCAGCATAGCCTGTTTGGCTCCTCCAGGCTCTCTCTCAGCACACGTGGACCCCCAGACGGACAACCCTGTCGGGGAAACTCCACCGAACCCAGCCTATACCGCACTGCCTCCTGTGGGGATGTGGACCCCGCTACAGTCCCCAGCCGACCCAGGCAATGGAGCACTATATCTGGGAGACCAGCTCACGTCTCGGTCCATTGCAGTGGGTTAAACTCAACACAACAGTCCCAGAGCAGCCTACATAGGGGCGCTCAGTCAGGGCAGCAGCTCCACAGACGCTACACAACCTTGGGCTCTACGTCCTCCAGAGGGAGCGTGGATGTGGAGACAACTTCTCATGTTGATGAGCTTGCTGTTCAGGCTGAATTCATCAACGTCTGCAGGCAGATAGATGCACTTAGTATCAGTAGTGATACAATTGACCTATAG
- the si:dkey-5i3.5 gene encoding transmembrane protein 53 isoform X2 translates to MNTEVSDILIRSPTAFPLLYSGSPAVMLSRVATMAGVTAHKISKHITFLANDVAGTPTASVSPAHPKPILLMLPWLGSRPQAIAKYCEIYFRTGFDVLVVESEVSQFLWPRWGLEYGGRVLELLESERFSQRPLLVHAFSIGGYTFAQVLVHVAKDTQRYQGLTNRIRGHIYDSLVMGSLEHMANGLGKTILPQIESIVKSATLLYFRVFKHQTVDYFNSSISIFWNTPVMAPALFFYSENDALCDYKNLEKMVEFWRSRGQTVESKKWKESVHAGHLRTHPQDYLSTLEYFVQSLNMVPLKAKM, encoded by the exons atgaatactgaGGTTTCGGACATACTTATTCGCTCGCCTACTGCTTTTCCCCTACTATATAGTGG CTCACCTGCTGTCATGCTTTCCAGAGTGGCCACCATGGCAGGGGTCACTGCTCACAAGATCAGTAAACACATCACCTTCCTCGCCAATGACGTCGCTGGGACTCCCACGGCTAGCGTTTCACCTGCTCACCCTAAACCAATACTGCTGATGCTTCCATGGCTGGGCTCCAGACCGCAGGCCATTGCCAAATACTGTGAGATTTACTTTCGTACAGGCTTTGATGTGCTCGTAGTAGAAAGTGAGGTGAGCCAGTTCTTGTGGCCCCGCTGGGGATTGGAGTATGGTGGCCGTGTGCTGGAATTATTAGAGAGCGAGCGCTTCTCACAGCGCCCTCTACTGGTCCATGCTTTCTCCATAGGTGGATATACGTTTGCTCAGGTGCTTGTTCATGTGGCCAAAGACACCCAGCGTTACCAAGGCCTGACAAACAGAATCAGGGGGCACATCTATGACAGCCTTGTCATGGGATCGCTGGAGCATATGGCCAACG GTCTGGGTAAAACCATATTGCCCCAGATCGAAAGTATCGTGAAGTCAGCTACCCTTCTGTACTTCCGTGTCTTTAAACACCAGACGGTTGACTACTTCAACTCATCGATCAGCATTTTCTGGAACACTCCTGTGATGGCGCCTGctcttttcttctactctgagAACGATGCACTGTGCGATTACAAGAACTTGGAGAAGATGGTGGAGTTCTGGAGGAGCCGTGGCCAAACTGTCGAGAGCAAGAAGTGGAAGGAGTCTGTTCATGCAGGTCATCTGCGCACACACCCTCAGGATTATCTGTCCACCCTGGAATACTTTGTGCAGTCTCTCAACATGGTGCCTCTGAAGGCcaaaatgtga
- the si:dkey-5i3.5 gene encoding transmembrane protein 53 isoform X3, whose amino-acid sequence MVLLKSEHKGCWKGSPAVMLSRVATMAGVTAHKISKHITFLANDVAGTPTASVSPAHPKPILLMLPWLGSRPQAIAKYCEIYFRTGFDVLVVESEVSQFLWPRWGLEYGGRVLELLESERFSQRPLLVHAFSIGGYTFAQVLVHVAKDTQRYQGLTNRIRGHIYDSLVMGSLEHMANGLGKTILPQIESIVKSATLLYFRVFKHQTVDYFNSSISIFWNTPVMAPALFFYSENDALCDYKNLEKMVEFWRSRGQTVESKKWKESVHAGHLRTHPQDYLSTLEYFVQSLNMVPLKAKM is encoded by the exons ATGGTCTTGCTTAAATCAGAGCATAAAGGTTGCTGGAAGGG CTCACCTGCTGTCATGCTTTCCAGAGTGGCCACCATGGCAGGGGTCACTGCTCACAAGATCAGTAAACACATCACCTTCCTCGCCAATGACGTCGCTGGGACTCCCACGGCTAGCGTTTCACCTGCTCACCCTAAACCAATACTGCTGATGCTTCCATGGCTGGGCTCCAGACCGCAGGCCATTGCCAAATACTGTGAGATTTACTTTCGTACAGGCTTTGATGTGCTCGTAGTAGAAAGTGAGGTGAGCCAGTTCTTGTGGCCCCGCTGGGGATTGGAGTATGGTGGCCGTGTGCTGGAATTATTAGAGAGCGAGCGCTTCTCACAGCGCCCTCTACTGGTCCATGCTTTCTCCATAGGTGGATATACGTTTGCTCAGGTGCTTGTTCATGTGGCCAAAGACACCCAGCGTTACCAAGGCCTGACAAACAGAATCAGGGGGCACATCTATGACAGCCTTGTCATGGGATCGCTGGAGCATATGGCCAACG GTCTGGGTAAAACCATATTGCCCCAGATCGAAAGTATCGTGAAGTCAGCTACCCTTCTGTACTTCCGTGTCTTTAAACACCAGACGGTTGACTACTTCAACTCATCGATCAGCATTTTCTGGAACACTCCTGTGATGGCGCCTGctcttttcttctactctgagAACGATGCACTGTGCGATTACAAGAACTTGGAGAAGATGGTGGAGTTCTGGAGGAGCCGTGGCCAAACTGTCGAGAGCAAGAAGTGGAAGGAGTCTGTTCATGCAGGTCATCTGCGCACACACCCTCAGGATTATCTGTCCACCCTGGAATACTTTGTGCAGTCTCTCAACATGGTGCCTCTGAAGGCcaaaatgtga
- the si:dkey-5i3.5 gene encoding uncharacterized protein si:dkey-5i3.5 isoform X5, with product MSFIQKIRYFFKRQISRVHMAMRGFLWRRPAREVATMAGVTAHKISKHITFLANDVAGTPTASVSPAHPKPILLMLPWLGSRPQAIAKYCGYTFAQVLVHVAKDTQRYQGLTNRIRGHIYDSLVMGSLEHMANGLGKTILPQIESIVKSATLLYFRVFKHQTVDYFNSSISIFWNTPVMAPALFFYSENDALCDYKNLEKMVEFWRSRGQTVESKKWKESVHAGHLRTHPQDYLSTLEYFVQSLNMVPLKAKM from the exons ATGTCGTTCATCCAGAAGATTAGATATTTCTTTAAAAGGCAGATTTCTAGAGTTCACATGGCAATGAGAGGATTTCTTTGGCGCCGACCAGCACGTGA AGTGGCCACCATGGCAGGGGTCACTGCTCACAAGATCAGTAAACACATCACCTTCCTCGCCAATGACGTCGCTGGGACTCCCACGGCTAGCGTTTCACCTGCTCACCCTAAACCAATACTGCTGATGCTTCCATGGCTGGGCTCCAGACCGCAGGCCATTGCCAAATACT GTGGATATACGTTTGCTCAGGTGCTTGTTCATGTGGCCAAAGACACCCAGCGTTACCAAGGCCTGACAAACAGAATCAGGGGGCACATCTATGACAGCCTTGTCATGGGATCGCTGGAGCATATGGCCAACG GTCTGGGTAAAACCATATTGCCCCAGATCGAAAGTATCGTGAAGTCAGCTACCCTTCTGTACTTCCGTGTCTTTAAACACCAGACGGTTGACTACTTCAACTCATCGATCAGCATTTTCTGGAACACTCCTGTGATGGCGCCTGctcttttcttctactctgagAACGATGCACTGTGCGATTACAAGAACTTGGAGAAGATGGTGGAGTTCTGGAGGAGCCGTGGCCAAACTGTCGAGAGCAAGAAGTGGAAGGAGTCTGTTCATGCAGGTCATCTGCGCACACACCCTCAGGATTATCTGTCCACCCTGGAATACTTTGTGCAGTCTCTCAACATGGTGCCTCTGAAGGCcaaaatgtga
- the si:dkey-5i3.5 gene encoding transmembrane protein 53 isoform X1, translating to MSFIQKIRYFFKRQISRVHMAMRGFLWRRPAREVATMAGVTAHKISKHITFLANDVAGTPTASVSPAHPKPILLMLPWLGSRPQAIAKYCEIYFRTGFDVLVVESEVSQFLWPRWGLEYGGRVLELLESERFSQRPLLVHAFSIGGYTFAQVLVHVAKDTQRYQGLTNRIRGHIYDSLVMGSLEHMANGLGKTILPQIESIVKSATLLYFRVFKHQTVDYFNSSISIFWNTPVMAPALFFYSENDALCDYKNLEKMVEFWRSRGQTVESKKWKESVHAGHLRTHPQDYLSTLEYFVQSLNMVPLKAKM from the exons ATGTCGTTCATCCAGAAGATTAGATATTTCTTTAAAAGGCAGATTTCTAGAGTTCACATGGCAATGAGAGGATTTCTTTGGCGCCGACCAGCACGTGA AGTGGCCACCATGGCAGGGGTCACTGCTCACAAGATCAGTAAACACATCACCTTCCTCGCCAATGACGTCGCTGGGACTCCCACGGCTAGCGTTTCACCTGCTCACCCTAAACCAATACTGCTGATGCTTCCATGGCTGGGCTCCAGACCGCAGGCCATTGCCAAATACTGTGAGATTTACTTTCGTACAGGCTTTGATGTGCTCGTAGTAGAAAGTGAGGTGAGCCAGTTCTTGTGGCCCCGCTGGGGATTGGAGTATGGTGGCCGTGTGCTGGAATTATTAGAGAGCGAGCGCTTCTCACAGCGCCCTCTACTGGTCCATGCTTTCTCCATAGGTGGATATACGTTTGCTCAGGTGCTTGTTCATGTGGCCAAAGACACCCAGCGTTACCAAGGCCTGACAAACAGAATCAGGGGGCACATCTATGACAGCCTTGTCATGGGATCGCTGGAGCATATGGCCAACG GTCTGGGTAAAACCATATTGCCCCAGATCGAAAGTATCGTGAAGTCAGCTACCCTTCTGTACTTCCGTGTCTTTAAACACCAGACGGTTGACTACTTCAACTCATCGATCAGCATTTTCTGGAACACTCCTGTGATGGCGCCTGctcttttcttctactctgagAACGATGCACTGTGCGATTACAAGAACTTGGAGAAGATGGTGGAGTTCTGGAGGAGCCGTGGCCAAACTGTCGAGAGCAAGAAGTGGAAGGAGTCTGTTCATGCAGGTCATCTGCGCACACACCCTCAGGATTATCTGTCCACCCTGGAATACTTTGTGCAGTCTCTCAACATGGTGCCTCTGAAGGCcaaaatgtga
- the si:dkey-5i3.5 gene encoding transmembrane protein 53 isoform X4, protein MLSRVATMAGVTAHKISKHITFLANDVAGTPTASVSPAHPKPILLMLPWLGSRPQAIAKYCEIYFRTGFDVLVVESEVSQFLWPRWGLEYGGRVLELLESERFSQRPLLVHAFSIGGYTFAQVLVHVAKDTQRYQGLTNRIRGHIYDSLVMGSLEHMANGLGKTILPQIESIVKSATLLYFRVFKHQTVDYFNSSISIFWNTPVMAPALFFYSENDALCDYKNLEKMVEFWRSRGQTVESKKWKESVHAGHLRTHPQDYLSTLEYFVQSLNMVPLKAKM, encoded by the exons ATGCTTTCCAGAGTGGCCACCATGGCAGGGGTCACTGCTCACAAGATCAGTAAACACATCACCTTCCTCGCCAATGACGTCGCTGGGACTCCCACGGCTAGCGTTTCACCTGCTCACCCTAAACCAATACTGCTGATGCTTCCATGGCTGGGCTCCAGACCGCAGGCCATTGCCAAATACTGTGAGATTTACTTTCGTACAGGCTTTGATGTGCTCGTAGTAGAAAGTGAGGTGAGCCAGTTCTTGTGGCCCCGCTGGGGATTGGAGTATGGTGGCCGTGTGCTGGAATTATTAGAGAGCGAGCGCTTCTCACAGCGCCCTCTACTGGTCCATGCTTTCTCCATAGGTGGATATACGTTTGCTCAGGTGCTTGTTCATGTGGCCAAAGACACCCAGCGTTACCAAGGCCTGACAAACAGAATCAGGGGGCACATCTATGACAGCCTTGTCATGGGATCGCTGGAGCATATGGCCAACG GTCTGGGTAAAACCATATTGCCCCAGATCGAAAGTATCGTGAAGTCAGCTACCCTTCTGTACTTCCGTGTCTTTAAACACCAGACGGTTGACTACTTCAACTCATCGATCAGCATTTTCTGGAACACTCCTGTGATGGCGCCTGctcttttcttctactctgagAACGATGCACTGTGCGATTACAAGAACTTGGAGAAGATGGTGGAGTTCTGGAGGAGCCGTGGCCAAACTGTCGAGAGCAAGAAGTGGAAGGAGTCTGTTCATGCAGGTCATCTGCGCACACACCCTCAGGATTATCTGTCCACCCTGGAATACTTTGTGCAGTCTCTCAACATGGTGCCTCTGAAGGCcaaaatgtga